In one Capra hircus breed San Clemente chromosome 22, ASM170441v1, whole genome shotgun sequence genomic region, the following are encoded:
- the LOC102179713 gene encoding LOW QUALITY PROTEIN: C-C chemokine receptor type 1 (The sequence of the model RefSeq protein was modified relative to this genomic sequence to represent the inferred CDS: inserted 3 bases in 3 codons), whose product METSTSAKDHDVTTEYDYGDQILHDPVEERISGAQLLPPLYSVVFVIGLISNILMFLVLMQYKRLKEISLRWEWQPGREIFCGKSYRWRISIIYLLNLAISDLIFLFTLPFWIDYKVKDDWVFXDAMCKLVSGFFFLGLYSEIFFIILLTINRYLAIVYSLSKLRCWYVTSGTITCIVTWVLAILASVPSFYFSKTQWWFTHYTCSLHFPAESHGRKWKQFLALKLNILGLILPLLIIIVCYRQIIKIMLRISNKKRVKAMHLNFVIMITFFLFWTPYDLTVFVSAFQDSLCEHCSQLDLAIEVTEAIAYAHCCVNPMVYVFFXGGSRRVLWDLLYQLTKCRCFLXQEVGEGQLHVRYTGNEERCSVLRLRPLISIEAPRSISC is encoded by the exons ATGGAAACTTCAACCAGCGCAAAGGACCATGACGTGACCACAGAATACGACTATGGGGACCAGATCCTGCATGACCCGGTAGAAGAGAGGATCTCTGGGGCCCAGCTGCTGCCCCCCTTGTACTCGGTGGTGTTTGTCATTGGCCTGATCAGCAACATCCTAATGTTCCTGGTCCTCATGCAATACAAGAGGCTCAAAGAGATATCTttgagatgggaatggcaacccggtCGAGAAATCTTCTGTGGAAAATCCTATAGATGGAGGATATCTATCATCTACCTCCTCAACCTGGCCATTTCTGACCTCATCTTCCTCTTCACGCTGCCCTTCTGGATCGACTACAAGGTGAAGGACGACTGGGTTT GTGACGCCATGTGTAAGTTGGTCTCTGGGTTCTTTTTCTTGGGCTTGTACAGCGAGATCTTCTTCATCATCCTGCTGACCATCAACAGGTACCTGGCTATCGTCTACTCCCTGTCTAAACTTCGGTGTTGGTACGTTACCTCTGGTACTATCACCTGCATTGTCACCTGGGTCCTGGCCATCTTGGCTTCTGTCCccagcttttatttttccaagaCCCAGTGGTGGTTCACCCACTACACCTGCAGTCTTCATTTTCCTGCTGAAAGCCATGGAAGAAAGTGGAAGCAGTTCCTGGCTCTGAAACTGAACATCTTGGGGCTGATATTGCCTCTGTTGATCATCATTGTCTGCTATAGACAGATTATAAAGATTATGCTGAGAATATCAAATAAGAAGAGGGTCAAAGCCATGCATCTGAATTTTGTCATCATGAtcaccttctttctcttttggacGCCCTACGATCTgactgtgtttgtttctgctttccAAGATTCCCTGTGTGAGCACTGCAGCCAGCTGGACTTGGCCATTGAAGTGACAGAGGCGATTGCCTATGCGCACTGCTGCgtcaaccccatggtctatgtCTTTT CCGGGGGGTCCCGCAGGGTTCTATGGGACTTGCTCTATCAGCTGACTAAGTGTCGCTGCTTCC TGCAAGAGGTAGGAGAGGGTCAACTCCATGTCCGTTACACAGGCAATGAAGAACGCTGTTCTGTGCTCAGACTCAGGCCCCTCATTTCCATCGAGGCCCCAAGAAGCATAAGCTGCTAG